One Tautonia rosea genomic region harbors:
- a CDS encoding glucose-1-phosphate adenylyltransferase, with protein sequence MTRNNVTCLILGGGRGTRLFPLTALRSKPAVPIAGKYRLIDIPISNCIYSGLNRMYVLTQFNSLSLHRHITNTYKFDGFGGGFVEILAAQQTMENQEWYQGTADAVRQNLDLLKEELSELVLILSGDQLYRMDFQEMIRLHYETRAAATIAALPVDEQEATACGIMQIKPDGQVHNFLEKPKTRDALDSVRTDPKWLENQGIRAGNRSYLASMGIYLFNRDVLVDLLHRMEVDDFGKGVFPAAIADPNMRVQIFPFDGYWEDIGTIGAFHKANIDLTRVDAPFDFAADNKTIFTRPRFMAPSKVNGATLTRCLIADGAAIGKGSVLEHSIVGLRTQIGENVTIRNSYVMGADVFEGQRGIEKNQKEGRPNIGVGDDSIIEDAIIDKNARVGRGVRIRKQPKDQEVDREGLYYVRDGIVVVPKFAVIPDGTEI encoded by the coding sequence ATGACGCGCAATAATGTGACCTGCCTGATTTTGGGGGGAGGCCGAGGCACCCGGCTCTTTCCGCTGACTGCCTTGCGCAGCAAGCCTGCCGTGCCGATCGCCGGCAAGTATCGGTTGATCGACATCCCCATCTCCAACTGCATCTACTCTGGCCTGAACCGGATGTATGTGCTGACGCAGTTCAACTCCTTGAGCTTGCATCGACACATTACCAATACGTACAAGTTTGATGGGTTCGGTGGCGGCTTTGTCGAGATCCTGGCCGCCCAGCAGACGATGGAGAACCAGGAGTGGTATCAAGGGACGGCCGACGCAGTCCGCCAGAACCTTGACCTGCTCAAGGAGGAGCTGAGCGAACTGGTTTTGATCCTCTCGGGAGATCAGCTCTACCGCATGGACTTTCAGGAGATGATCCGCCTGCACTACGAGACCAGGGCCGCGGCCACCATCGCCGCCTTGCCCGTCGATGAGCAGGAGGCGACCGCCTGCGGCATCATGCAGATCAAGCCCGACGGCCAGGTGCATAACTTCCTCGAAAAACCGAAGACCCGCGACGCGCTCGACTCGGTCCGCACCGACCCGAAATGGCTGGAAAACCAGGGCATCAGGGCCGGCAACCGCTCGTATCTGGCGAGCATGGGCATCTACCTCTTCAACCGTGACGTGCTGGTGGATCTCTTGCACCGCATGGAGGTGGACGACTTCGGCAAGGGGGTCTTCCCCGCCGCCATCGCCGACCCGAACATGCGGGTCCAGATCTTCCCCTTCGACGGCTACTGGGAGGACATCGGGACCATCGGCGCCTTCCACAAGGCGAACATTGACTTGACCCGAGTGGACGCTCCGTTCGACTTCGCGGCCGACAACAAGACGATCTTCACCCGGCCGCGCTTCATGGCCCCCTCGAAGGTCAACGGGGCGACCCTGACCCGCTGCCTGATCGCCGACGGTGCGGCCATCGGCAAGGGGTCGGTCCTGGAGCACTCGATCGTCGGTCTGCGGACCCAGATTGGCGAGAACGTCACGATCCGCAACTCCTACGTCATGGGGGCTGACGTCTTCGAAGGCCAGCGAGGAATCGAGAAAAACCAGAAGGAAGGTCGGCCGAATATCGGCGTGGGGGACGACTCGATCATCGAGGACGCGATCATCGACAAGAACGCCCGGGTCGGCCGAGGGGTTCGCATCCGCAAGCAACCGAAGGATCAGGAGGTCGACCGAGAGGGCCTGTACTATGTTCGAGATGGGATCGTCGTCGTGCCCAAGTTCGCCGTGATCCCCGACGGCACCGAAATCTGA
- a CDS encoding serine/threonine protein kinase, with protein MATGTTTTGEDRIGNYRIVRVLQMGQNSVIMEVVQEGSGRRFALKELLESRSSDPAERRALAFEAKLGQMFTHPNLIRVHEFVNAKPSPYFVMDYFPGMTLRLVIGKPQEYALPAGRPHMVLRQAAEALAYMHEQGWAHRDVKPENILINRSGEVRVIDYALAKKIPTGFGKLFAGKPPREGTYSYISPDVIRRLAPSAAADIYSFGITCYELATGRQPFRANSPMELLNKHMKEKPVPPTSYNKNVTKEFSDLVLKMLAKKPDDRLKDLREFLAAFNRIRIFKDDPDPMADRYSM; from the coding sequence GTGGCCACCGGAACCACCACGACCGGCGAAGACCGGATCGGTAACTATCGGATCGTCCGGGTCCTTCAGATGGGGCAGAACTCCGTGATCATGGAGGTCGTCCAGGAGGGCTCCGGCCGTCGCTTCGCCCTGAAGGAGCTGCTCGAAAGCCGATCGAGCGACCCGGCCGAACGGCGCGCCCTGGCGTTCGAGGCCAAGCTCGGCCAGATGTTCACCCACCCGAACCTCATTCGGGTGCACGAGTTCGTCAACGCCAAGCCCTCGCCGTATTTCGTCATGGACTACTTCCCGGGCATGACGCTCCGCCTGGTGATCGGCAAGCCTCAAGAGTACGCCCTGCCGGCCGGACGCCCCCACATGGTGCTCCGTCAAGCAGCCGAGGCGCTGGCCTACATGCACGAGCAAGGCTGGGCCCACCGCGACGTCAAGCCCGAGAACATCCTGATCAACCGCTCCGGAGAGGTCCGGGTCATCGACTACGCCCTGGCCAAGAAGATTCCGACCGGATTCGGCAAGCTGTTCGCCGGAAAGCCTCCGAGGGAAGGAACTTACAGCTACATTTCCCCGGATGTGATCCGCCGGCTGGCCCCCTCGGCCGCAGCCGACATCTACAGCTTCGGTATCACCTGCTACGAGCTGGCGACCGGCCGGCAGCCCTTCCGGGCCAACTCGCCGATGGAACTGCTCAACAAGCACATGAAGGAGAAACCCGTCCCGCCGACCTCTTACAACAAGAACGTGACCAAAGAATTCTCCGACTTGGTCTTGAAGATGCTCGCCAAAAAACCCGACGATCGTCTCAAGGATTTGCGGGAATTCCTCGCCGCGTTCAACCGGATCCGGATCTTCAAGGACGACCCTGACCCCATGGCCGACCGCTACTCCATGTGA
- a CDS encoding acetyl-CoA carboxylase carboxyltransferase subunit alpha — MPPATNPKTNTQAPNQYRLPFEAPIFEMEARLAELEARQSQGDGSGLSDQIRTIRRELIGLKRAIFANLTPWETVQVSRHQLRPQSRDYLELIFDQFLELHGDRAVGDDPAMVTGFAHLGEKKLMFIGHQKGRDLAERTACNFGCAHPEGYRKALRAMKLAARHQLPIVCLIDTPGAYPGIQAEERGQAAIIAENLMAMSQIDTPIVCVVIGEGGSGGALGIGIGDRVGMMEHSYYSVISPEGCATILWKTAERKDRAAEALKMTGRDLLRFGIIDEVVEEPPGGAHRDPRGAAIALKGFLTRSLRKIAEIPREQLLEHRYQKFRRIGEFFEDLPEPIAAEGAATARAEEETPQEPVSPSSVNGISVHPPASS, encoded by the coding sequence ATGCCCCCCGCCACCAACCCGAAGACCAATACCCAGGCCCCCAATCAGTACCGCCTGCCCTTCGAGGCCCCCATCTTCGAGATGGAGGCCCGGCTGGCCGAGCTTGAAGCCCGGCAATCTCAGGGAGACGGTTCGGGCTTGTCCGACCAGATTCGCACGATCCGGCGCGAGCTGATCGGCCTGAAACGGGCCATCTTCGCCAACCTGACTCCCTGGGAAACGGTCCAGGTGTCTCGGCACCAGCTCCGTCCCCAGTCGCGTGATTACCTGGAGCTGATCTTCGACCAGTTCCTGGAGCTTCACGGCGATCGCGCTGTCGGCGACGACCCGGCGATGGTCACCGGCTTCGCCCACCTCGGCGAGAAGAAGCTCATGTTCATCGGCCACCAGAAAGGCCGCGACCTGGCCGAGCGAACTGCCTGCAACTTCGGCTGCGCCCACCCCGAAGGATACCGTAAAGCGTTGCGCGCCATGAAGTTGGCGGCGAGGCACCAGTTGCCGATCGTGTGCCTGATCGACACGCCCGGGGCCTATCCCGGGATCCAGGCCGAGGAGCGAGGGCAGGCCGCCATCATTGCCGAGAACCTGATGGCGATGAGCCAGATCGACACGCCGATCGTCTGCGTGGTCATCGGTGAAGGGGGCTCCGGAGGCGCCCTGGGCATCGGGATCGGCGACCGGGTGGGGATGATGGAGCACTCGTATTACTCCGTCATCAGCCCCGAAGGATGCGCCACGATCCTCTGGAAGACCGCCGAGCGGAAAGACCGCGCCGCCGAGGCCCTGAAGATGACCGGCCGCGACCTCCTGCGGTTCGGGATTATCGACGAGGTGGTCGAGGAGCCTCCCGGCGGTGCCCACCGAGACCCCCGAGGGGCCGCCATCGCCCTGAAAGGGTTCCTGACCCGATCGCTCCGCAAGATCGCCGAGATCCCCCGCGAGCAACTCCTCGAACATCGCTACCAGAAGTTCCGCCGCATCGGCGAATTCTTCGAGGACCTTCCCGAACCGATTGCCGCCGAGGGAGCCGCCACCGCCCGGGCCGAGGAAGAAACGCCTCAGGAACCCGTATCACCCTCGTCCGTCAACGGGATCTCGGTCCACCCGCCGGCCTCGTCCTGA
- a CDS encoding ATP-binding protein, which translates to MTPSTHAIRDRNHADLGAILRRDAEAILDTWAERAIAQGHGRPGAHREELRDDLDDFLRALGDDLSGGNDSPREEAVAHGRYRWKVGWELQDVVIDYQLLRIVILDHLHQALGHEPGFEQVVAIGVHIDDAIARAVVAYVEHQAAQLQQAHQRLNEFLGVLGHELRNPLGTIAVGLQLARLSGPIQGDLADAVEGISRGVLTMTRLMDDMLDVARVTRGDLEIRRSRIALAEVVSSAVASTRSIVDESRHRLTVSLPDDPMTIEADPTRLEQVIVNLITNAAKYTDPGGLIEVLGHCDPRQAVIQIRDNGHGIDPEFLPHLFDLFAQAPEHNGRGLGIGLALVRNLIERHGGTISAQSDGIGQGSTFTIRLPLADQAVSTLAGPTPEATAESGSVSASMPRRILIVDDERDAARLLALLLEQEGHEVSVAFDGTSALAEVERMQPDLVLLDLGLPDLDGRDVAQRIIDSSGSDRPVIVALTGFSPGQRPGETPLEQDACFDLFLTKPVEAESLARVLALRQRASESSDGG; encoded by the coding sequence ATGACCCCTTCGACGCATGCGATCCGAGATCGAAATCATGCCGATCTCGGCGCGATCCTTCGCCGCGACGCCGAGGCGATTCTCGACACCTGGGCCGAGCGTGCCATCGCCCAGGGACATGGTCGCCCGGGGGCCCATCGGGAGGAGCTGCGCGACGACCTCGACGACTTCCTTCGAGCCCTCGGAGACGATCTCTCCGGCGGCAACGATTCGCCGCGAGAGGAAGCGGTCGCTCACGGTCGTTATCGCTGGAAGGTCGGTTGGGAGTTGCAAGACGTCGTCATCGACTATCAGTTACTCCGCATCGTCATTCTGGATCATCTGCACCAGGCGCTCGGCCACGAGCCCGGGTTCGAGCAGGTGGTGGCCATTGGCGTGCATATTGATGATGCCATCGCCAGGGCGGTCGTGGCTTACGTCGAGCATCAGGCGGCCCAGCTCCAGCAGGCCCACCAACGGCTCAACGAATTTCTCGGCGTGCTCGGCCACGAGCTGCGCAACCCGCTCGGGACGATTGCCGTCGGCCTGCAACTGGCAAGGCTCTCTGGTCCCATTCAGGGCGACCTTGCCGATGCGGTCGAGGGGATCAGCCGGGGTGTCCTGACCATGACCCGGTTGATGGACGACATGCTCGACGTGGCCCGCGTGACGCGAGGAGACCTGGAGATCCGCCGTTCCCGGATCGCGCTGGCCGAGGTCGTTTCGTCCGCCGTCGCCTCGACCCGGTCCATCGTGGACGAGTCACGGCACCGCCTGACCGTGTCGCTCCCTGACGACCCGATGACCATCGAGGCCGACCCAACTCGCCTGGAACAGGTGATTGTCAACCTAATCACCAACGCGGCGAAGTATACCGATCCGGGCGGCCTGATCGAGGTGCTGGGCCATTGCGACCCGCGCCAGGCCGTCATTCAGATCCGGGACAACGGTCACGGAATCGACCCTGAGTTCTTGCCTCATCTGTTCGATCTGTTCGCCCAGGCCCCGGAACACAACGGCCGGGGACTGGGAATCGGCCTGGCGCTGGTCCGCAACCTGATCGAACGCCACGGCGGCACCATCTCCGCCCAGAGCGACGGCATCGGCCAGGGCAGCACCTTCACCATTCGCCTCCCGCTGGCCGATCAGGCCGTCTCGACCCTCGCCGGACCGACCCCAGAGGCGACTGCCGAGAGCGGCTCCGTTTCGGCCTCGATGCCAAGACGCATCCTCATCGTTGACGACGAACGCGACGCCGCCCGGTTGCTCGCCCTTTTGCTCGAACAGGAGGGTCACGAGGTCTCCGTGGCGTTCGACGGGACCTCGGCCCTGGCCGAAGTGGAGCGAATGCAACCGGATCTGGTCTTGCTCGATCTCGGCCTGCCGGATCTCGATGGCAGAGACGTGGCCCAGCGCATCATCGACTCCTCTGGCTCGGATCGCCCCGTGATCGTTGCCCTGACCGGCTTCAGCCCCGGACAGCGGCCGGGGGAAACGCCTCTCGAACAGGACGCTTGCTTCGACCTCTTTCTCACCAAGCCGGTCGAGGCGGAAAGCCTGGCTCGCGTGCTTGCGCTCCGTCAGCGTGCCTCGGAATCATCCGACGGGGGCTGA
- a CDS encoding S46 family peptidase has protein sequence MALIGLLTIMTTASQSPADEGMWVFNNLPLNQLKAKYGFEPTEEWITRIRSSAVRFNNGGSGSFVSADGLVMTNHHVAADTLQKLSTAENDYYRVGFLAENREAELPAPDLELNVTVAIQDVTDQVNAAVTASMSDAEAAAARRSAMAGIEQAASEANGLRNDVVTLYQGGQYHLYTYKKYTDVRLVFAPEFDVAFFGGDEDNFEYPRYCLDVAFVRAYEDGKPARPEHYLSWSANGSEAGDLVFVAGHPGRTSRLNTVAHLEYFRDTGFPFLLDLIRNREASLSVFSQQGEEEARQAKEDLFGYQNSRKARLGGYQGLRDENFMRRKQEAEQALREQVASDPESAAAYADAWDKIAASRSVAAEHLVAYNMLERGQAFESRLFQIARTLARLAAEQETPNENRLREYRETALPSLFLGLYSEAPIYPEYEIFRLTNALTYWRDTVGADDPVVQRVLGDREPEEVARSLVEGTKLGDVKVRKMMAKGGSEAIAASDDPMIALAVAVDPESRAVRKIWEDDVEGVESAQYGRIAKALFESLGDAIYPDATFTLRLAFGTVAGWEEDGETIPPYTQVEGLFEKAETKGNVDPYHVPESWVEAKESGRLDLSTPMNFVSTADIIGGNSGSPVVDREGKVVGLIFDGNIHSLILDFGYDDTLARAVSVDSRVIAEALKSVYQADALLNELTGGE, from the coding sequence ATGGCCCTGATCGGGCTCTTGACGATCATGACGACGGCTTCTCAATCCCCGGCCGATGAGGGGATGTGGGTCTTCAACAACCTGCCGCTCAACCAGTTGAAGGCCAAGTACGGCTTCGAGCCGACCGAGGAGTGGATCACCCGCATTCGCTCGTCGGCCGTGCGTTTCAACAACGGGGGCTCCGGCTCGTTCGTCTCGGCCGACGGCCTGGTGATGACCAACCACCACGTCGCCGCCGACACCTTGCAAAAGCTGAGCACCGCGGAGAATGACTACTACCGCGTCGGCTTCCTGGCCGAGAATCGCGAGGCCGAGCTACCCGCGCCCGACCTGGAGCTGAACGTCACGGTGGCCATCCAGGACGTGACCGACCAGGTCAACGCGGCCGTGACCGCGTCGATGTCGGACGCCGAGGCGGCCGCGGCGCGTCGCTCGGCAATGGCGGGCATTGAGCAGGCGGCCTCCGAGGCGAACGGCCTGAGGAACGATGTCGTCACCCTGTATCAAGGGGGACAGTATCATCTTTACACCTACAAGAAGTACACGGACGTTCGACTTGTCTTCGCTCCCGAATTCGATGTCGCGTTCTTCGGTGGAGATGAAGACAACTTCGAATATCCTCGCTATTGCCTCGACGTGGCCTTCGTGCGGGCCTACGAGGATGGCAAGCCGGCCCGGCCCGAGCATTACCTGAGCTGGAGCGCGAACGGGTCGGAGGCGGGGGATCTCGTCTTCGTCGCCGGCCACCCCGGCCGGACAAGCCGGTTGAACACGGTGGCCCACCTGGAATACTTCCGTGACACCGGCTTTCCGTTCCTGCTCGACCTGATCCGCAACCGCGAGGCCTCCCTTTCTGTCTTCAGCCAGCAGGGCGAGGAAGAAGCACGGCAGGCGAAGGAAGATCTGTTCGGCTACCAGAACAGCCGCAAGGCCCGCCTGGGAGGCTACCAAGGCTTGCGCGATGAAAACTTCATGCGTCGCAAGCAAGAAGCCGAGCAGGCGCTCCGCGAGCAGGTTGCGTCGGACCCCGAATCGGCCGCCGCCTACGCGGACGCCTGGGACAAGATTGCCGCGTCTCGGAGCGTCGCCGCTGAGCATCTGGTGGCGTACAACATGCTGGAGCGAGGTCAGGCGTTCGAGTCTCGCCTCTTTCAAATCGCCCGAACCCTCGCCCGCCTGGCCGCGGAGCAGGAGACGCCGAACGAGAACCGCCTGCGGGAGTATCGTGAAACCGCCTTGCCGTCGTTGTTCCTTGGCCTTTACTCCGAAGCGCCGATTTACCCGGAATACGAGATCTTTCGCCTGACCAATGCCCTGACGTACTGGCGAGACACCGTCGGCGCGGACGACCCGGTGGTTCAGCGCGTGCTGGGGGATCGCGAACCGGAGGAGGTCGCCCGATCGCTGGTCGAAGGGACGAAACTGGGCGATGTGAAGGTTCGCAAAATGATGGCCAAGGGAGGCTCGGAGGCGATCGCCGCCAGCGACGACCCGATGATCGCCCTGGCCGTGGCCGTCGATCCTGAGTCGAGGGCCGTGCGGAAGATCTGGGAAGACGACGTTGAGGGGGTGGAGTCGGCCCAGTACGGGAGGATCGCCAAGGCTCTGTTCGAGAGCCTCGGAGATGCGATCTACCCCGATGCCACCTTTACCCTCCGCCTGGCCTTCGGCACCGTAGCCGGCTGGGAGGAAGACGGTGAAACGATCCCGCCCTACACGCAGGTCGAGGGCCTGTTCGAAAAGGCGGAGACAAAAGGAAACGTTGATCCGTACCACGTTCCCGAATCGTGGGTCGAGGCGAAGGAGTCGGGGCGGCTCGACCTGTCGACACCGATGAATTTCGTCTCGACGGCCGACATTATCGGCGGCAACTCCGGCAGCCCGGTCGTCGATCGGGAGGGGAAGGTGGTCGGTCTGATCTTCGACGGCAATATTCACTCGTTGATTCTTGACTTCGGCTACGACGACACGCTCGCCCGCGCCGTTTCGGTTGATTCTCGGGTGATTGCCGAGGCGTTGAAGTCGGTCTACCAGGCCGACGCCTTGCTGAACGAACTGACCGGCGGGGAATGA
- a CDS encoding AAA family ATPase, with translation MILTIPRRCLVVLIGPTGSGKSTFARRHFRPTEVVSSDDCRALVSDDPNNQLATADAFDLVHLIVDRRLARGRLTVVDATNVRASARSALIRLARTHHVEPIALVFDLPESLLLDRAQTRTDRRIEADVVHRHREQLSRSMTDLPREGFDRIVTLSSVDQVEAISVSRVPLACDRRGDRGPFDLIGDVHGCADELEQLLDRLGYEVVSQSIEPAWPGPIYEHPEGRIAVFVGDLVDRGPRILDTVRIVRNMTARGSGLCVIGNHDDKFLRKLRGRNVRVAHGLEQTLAELDLLPWGIRETTVEGVIDFFGSMTHHYVLDRGRLIVAHAGLPKPMHGRDTPGVRGFALYGETTGEVDQYGLPVRLKWAKNYHSPALVVYGHTPVPEPEWIRRSVNLDTGCVFGGHLTALRYPELELISVPAAREYYASRRPFRTAQQPVSPSPNLPDPTETPPRSGA, from the coding sequence GTGATCTTGACGATTCCGAGACGCTGCCTCGTCGTCCTCATCGGACCGACCGGTTCGGGCAAGAGCACCTTTGCTCGCCGTCATTTCCGGCCCACCGAGGTCGTCTCGTCCGACGATTGCCGCGCCCTCGTGTCCGACGATCCGAACAACCAGCTTGCCACGGCCGATGCCTTCGATCTCGTTCACCTGATTGTCGACCGCCGCCTGGCTCGGGGACGTCTCACGGTGGTCGACGCCACAAACGTCCGGGCATCGGCCCGGTCGGCCCTGATCCGCCTGGCCCGAACCCACCATGTCGAACCGATCGCTCTGGTCTTCGACCTCCCCGAATCCCTCCTGCTCGATCGCGCCCAGACGCGGACCGATCGGCGGATCGAGGCCGACGTGGTCCACCGGCATCGCGAGCAACTGTCACGGTCGATGACCGACCTGCCGCGCGAGGGGTTTGATCGCATCGTCACGCTTTCGAGCGTCGATCAGGTTGAAGCTATCTCCGTCTCCCGCGTCCCCCTGGCCTGCGACCGCCGAGGCGATCGAGGCCCGTTCGACTTGATCGGCGATGTGCACGGCTGTGCCGACGAGCTGGAGCAATTGCTTGATCGGCTCGGCTACGAGGTCGTCTCGCAGTCGATCGAACCCGCCTGGCCTGGCCCCATCTACGAGCATCCGGAGGGCCGGATCGCCGTCTTCGTGGGAGACCTGGTCGATCGTGGACCTCGGATTCTTGACACCGTTCGGATCGTGCGAAACATGACGGCCCGCGGCTCGGGCCTCTGCGTCATTGGCAATCACGACGACAAGTTTTTGCGCAAGCTGCGCGGTCGAAACGTCCGGGTCGCCCACGGTCTGGAGCAGACCCTTGCCGAACTGGATTTGCTTCCCTGGGGCATCCGCGAAACCACCGTCGAGGGCGTCATCGACTTCTTCGGTTCCATGACGCACCATTATGTGCTTGATCGTGGCCGCCTCATCGTCGCTCATGCCGGATTACCGAAGCCGATGCACGGCCGAGACACCCCCGGCGTGCGCGGCTTCGCGCTCTATGGAGAAACGACGGGCGAGGTCGATCAGTACGGCCTGCCGGTCCGCTTGAAGTGGGCCAAGAACTACCACAGCCCTGCCCTGGTGGTGTACGGTCACACGCCCGTTCCCGAGCCGGAGTGGATCCGACGATCGGTCAATCTCGACACAGGTTGCGTCTTTGGCGGCCACCTCACCGCCCTGCGATACCCCGAGCTGGAACTCATCTCCGTTCCGGCCGCCCGCGAGTATTATGCGTCGAGACGCCCCTTCCGAACGGCTCAGCAGCCCGTTTCGCCCTCCCCCAACCTTCCCGATCCGACCGAGACGCCTCCGAGATCCGGAGCGTGA
- a CDS encoding Gfo/Idh/MocA family protein — translation MRSFQRRDFLQASAASLAALTASTASRASAEPRSAPRRTSANDSLNVAVVGVRGRGMDHVRGFLNLKDDGVRVTTVCDVDENVVGNAMKAIETASGSAPSLVKDVREVLDNPEIDIISVATPNHWHSLMGIWACQAGKDAYVEKPVSHNVWEGRKLVEAARKYDRMVQCGTQCRSHKGIQDAMEFLRNGGIGKIYMAKGLCYKPRGSIGHGSFQPVPAGLDYDLWTGPAEFHKPGDPSVYNPNILHYNWHWVWNTGNGDLGNQGIHQMDLARWGIGKNEFPKTVMSAGGRYGYEDDGETANTQTVNFEYDDVLLQFEVRGLPTNDEQGVKVGDIFYGTEGILTLDSYTSWQTFFGHKMEPGPKGTGGGDHYANFIEAVRTRDRSILNAEIEEGHLSSAFCHLGNIALRLGRKLHIDVENEAFLDDPEANAMLKRDYRAPYVVPDQV, via the coding sequence ATGCGATCGTTCCAGCGCCGCGATTTCCTTCAGGCGTCGGCCGCCAGCCTGGCCGCCCTGACCGCCTCGACCGCCTCACGAGCCTCTGCCGAACCCCGCTCGGCCCCGCGGCGAACCAGCGCGAACGACTCGCTGAACGTGGCCGTGGTGGGTGTCCGGGGGCGGGGTATGGACCACGTCCGAGGGTTCCTGAACCTGAAAGACGACGGCGTGCGCGTGACCACGGTCTGCGACGTCGATGAGAACGTCGTCGGGAATGCCATGAAGGCGATCGAGACGGCAAGCGGATCGGCTCCGTCGCTCGTGAAGGATGTTCGCGAGGTGCTCGACAACCCGGAGATTGATATTATCTCCGTCGCCACGCCGAACCACTGGCACAGCCTGATGGGCATCTGGGCCTGCCAGGCGGGCAAAGATGCTTATGTCGAGAAGCCGGTCAGTCATAATGTATGGGAAGGCCGGAAACTGGTTGAGGCGGCTCGCAAATACGACCGGATGGTCCAGTGTGGCACCCAGTGCCGCAGCCACAAGGGGATTCAGGACGCGATGGAATTCCTCCGCAACGGGGGAATCGGCAAGATCTACATGGCCAAGGGGCTCTGCTACAAGCCTCGTGGCTCGATCGGCCACGGCTCGTTCCAACCGGTACCCGCAGGGCTCGATTACGACCTCTGGACCGGCCCTGCCGAATTCCACAAGCCCGGCGACCCGAGCGTCTACAACCCGAACATCCTGCACTACAACTGGCACTGGGTTTGGAACACCGGCAACGGCGACCTGGGCAACCAGGGCATCCACCAGATGGACCTGGCCCGCTGGGGCATCGGCAAGAACGAGTTCCCGAAGACCGTCATGTCGGCCGGTGGCCGTTACGGTTACGAAGACGACGGCGAAACCGCCAACACCCAGACCGTCAACTTTGAATATGATGACGTTTTGCTTCAATTCGAGGTGCGCGGCCTGCCCACCAACGATGAGCAAGGGGTGAAAGTCGGCGACATCTTCTACGGCACTGAGGGGATCTTGACGCTCGACAGCTACACCTCGTGGCAAACCTTCTTCGGCCACAAGATGGAGCCAGGCCCGAAGGGGACCGGCGGCGGCGACCACTACGCCAACTTCATCGAGGCCGTCCGGACCCGAGACCGCTCGATCCTCAACGCCGAGATTGAGGAAGGCCACCTGTCGAGCGCCTTCTGCCACCTCGGAAACATCGCCCTCCGCCTGGGCCGCAAGCTGCACATTGATGTCGAGAACGAGGCGTTCCTCGACGATCCCGAAGCCAACGCCATGCTGAAGCGCGACTACCGGGCGCCGTATGTCGTGCCCGATCAGGTCTGA